In Helianthus annuus cultivar XRQ/B chromosome 3, HanXRQr2.0-SUNRISE, whole genome shotgun sequence, a single window of DNA contains:
- the LOC110929731 gene encoding probable WRKY transcription factor 20, whose amino-acid sequence MDDLHSPHSHSTTASNADTSGDQSHGGDSSGVRSTGGAKYKLMSPAKLPISRSAYVTVPPGLSPTSFLESPVLLTNIKAEPSPTTGSFFKSPMMQRSIATSAFSLEGNSSTRKTLDDSNSGFFEFRPHTHTTPVQQFSSAGFQVSAGSNFQRGEPSGQYHNQNQNHNQNQSEPRSYASPSTTNWEMASPKEQNHTYMPHEEANGPGKPKEHGPTIQVDRSSDDGYNWRKYGQKVVKGSEHPRSYYKCTHPNCDVKKIFERSYTTGQITEIVYKGTHDHPKPQPSRRFSAGALMSIQDENPDKLQYQTYQAGSANNGQNPNLEASGTPLQSPRQANQDGMDEVDEDDDDPYSKKRRTDFGTLDITPVVKPIREPRVVVQTTSEVDILDDGYRWRKYGQKVVRGNPNPRSYYKCTSVGCTVRKHVERASHDPKAVITAYEGKHNHDVPVAKNNNHDLTGSGNQRTRLEENDALCLDLVVGSRLPEQPQVHVSNSNFRKVVHWNDVYGSRENEVEGCNNDHTTLTHSSNPYPQNIGRIVMGP is encoded by the exons ATGGATGACCTTCATTCTCCTCACTCTCACTCCACCACCGCCTCAAATGCCGACACTTCAGGCGACCAGAGCCACGGCGGAGATTCCTCTGGCGTCAGATCCACAGGCGGCGCTAAATACAAGCTCATGTCACCGGCGAAACTCCCTATCTCACGCTCCGCTTACGTCACCGTGCCTCCCGGTCTCAGCCCTACCTCTTTCCTCGAATCGCCGGTCCTCTTGACGAACATCAAA GCTGAGCCTTCTCCAACCACTGGTTCTTTCTTTAAGTCTCCGATGATGCAAAGGTCAATTGCCACTTCTGCATTCTCTTTAGAGGGAAATTCTTCTACTAGAAAGACCTTGGATGATAGTAACTCTGGATTCTTTGAGTTTCGACCACATACCCATACTACACCAGTTCAACAATTTTCTTCTGCAGGATTTCAG GTTTCTGCAGGTTCCAACTTTCAACGAGGTGAACCAAGCGGGCAATATCATAATCAGAACCAAAATCATAATCAAAATCAAAGCGAGCCCCGATCATATGCGTCTCCATCTACGACCAATTGGGAAATGGCATCACCAAAAGAACAAAATCATACTTACATGCCTCACGAGGAAGCAAACGGACCGGGGAAGCCTAAAGAACACGGGCCCACTATCCAAGTCGACAGGTCATCAGATGACGGATATAATTGGCGAAAATATGGACAGAAAGTTGTGAAAGGAAGTGAACATCCAAGAAGCTATTACAAGTGTACGCATCCTAATTGtgatgtgaaaaagatttttgaacGGTCTTATACTACGGGCCAAATAACGGAAATTGTCTATAAAGGCACTCATGATCATCCCAAACCTCAACCTAGCCGTCGATTTAGTGCTGGTGCTCTTATGTCTATACAGGATGAAAATCCCGACAAACTTCAATATCAAACTTATCAAGCAG GTTCCGCAAATAATGGCCAGAATCCTAACTTGGAGGCTAGTGGAACCCCTCTGCAATCTCCTAGACAAGCAAATCAAGACGGTATGGATGAGGTTGACGAAGATGATGATGACCCGTATTCAAAAAAGAG GCGAACAGATTTTGGTACCCTTGATATAACTCCAGTGGTTAAGCCTATCCGTGAGCCACGTGTTGTTGTCCAAACTACTAGTGAGGTTGATATCTTGGATGATGGATACCGTTGGCGTAAATATGGCCAGAAAGTTGTGCGGGGTAATCCTAATCCTAG GAGTTATTACAAGTGCACAAGTGTTGGATGCACAGTAAGAAAACATGTAGAGCGAGCATCACACGATCCTAAAGCTGTCATAACCGCATACGAAGGAAAACACAATCACGATGTACCAGTTGCGAAAAATAATAACCATGATCTTACAGGGTCTGGAAATCAACGGACCAGATTAGAGGAAAACGATGCTCTCTGCCTCGATCTTGTAGTTGGTAGCAGACTCCCTGAACAACCACAAGTACATgtttcaaattcaaatttcagAAAAGTTGTTCACTGGAATGATGTATACGGGTCCAGAGAGAATGAAGTTGAAGGCTGCAACAATGACCATACTACCCTTACCCATTCTTCTAACCCGTACCCGCAAAATATCGGAAGAATAGTTATGGGACCGTAG
- the LOC110929732 gene encoding uncharacterized protein LOC110929732, with the protein MPLNSTTCALNAVESQATRVRHAFCAFFRGDVNCQGKRTDVTRGNERHVTHGTRTQRRKSEDNEELPHHHTRNCFPGKTVLAIGDPSRNVIEMIFRSATTDTTKYSITIKQVIKLINSNETLERFEKFREDVKNRAYDHHNKHPRNIVDGNEKLMFYGTKLTHSKKFGTSKLFKDSICSIIKPGFYDPKKNAGIWLTTNSQDVIIANANAEMMKGEMAIVVCRVISGRIMNDSDEEDYDSIEGVKPNYLFVKDTSAVLPCFVIILKCRYFR; encoded by the exons ATGCCACTCAATTCGACTACTTGTGCACTAAATGCAGTCGAATCACAGGCAACTAGAGTAAGACAtgcattttgtgcattttttaGAGGAGATGTGAATTGTCAAGGCAAGCGGACGGATGTGACTCGAGGAAATGAAAGACACGTCACGCATGGAACACGCACTCAAAGAAGAAAGTCGGAAGATAACGAAGAACTCCCTCACCACCACACAAGAAACTGCTTTCCTG GCAAAACAGTACTAGCGATTGGGGACCCGTCAAGAAATGTGATCGAGATGATCTTCAGATCAGCAACAACCGATACCACAAAGTATTCGATAACCATAAAACAAGTTATTAAGCTAATTAATTCAAACGAGACACTAGAAAGATTCGAAAAGTTCAGAGAGGACGTCAAGAACAGAGCTTATGATCATCATAACAAGCATCCAAGAAACATTGTGGATGGTAACGAGAAGTTAATGTTTTACGGCACGAAACTCACACATTCCAAGAAATTTGGGACATCAAAGCTTTTTAAAGACAGCATTTGCAGCATAATAAAGCCAGGTTTTTATGATCCAAAGAAGAATGCAGGAATATGGTTGACTACAAATAGTCAAGATGTTATAATTGCTAATGCAAATGCAGAGATGATGAAAGGGGAGATGGCTATCGTGGTTTGTCGAGTAATTTCAGGAAGAATTATGAATGATAGTGATGAAGAGGACTATGATTCTATTGAAGGAGTAAAGCCAAACTACTTGTTTGTAAAAGACACAAGTGCTGTATTGCCTTGCTTTGTTATAATTTTGAAATGCAGATACTTCCGCTAA
- the LOC110929730 gene encoding TMV resistance protein N has product MASPSVASIQKSFKYDVFLSFRGEDTRKNFVDHLHQALKQKSINAYKDDENIKKGERITDELIRSIEDSKFYIIVFSKNYASSSWCLDELVKIMDCQKTNEHTAYPVFYDVEPTEVRKQSGAVEKAFEKHKEDESAEKWKKALREAADLAGWELKNTFDGHEAKLIQKIVEEISLERRSINPSVDEKLVGMETRVEDVVSSLEIDIEDVRMIGIWGMGGAGKTTLAGAVFDQISFRFDGLSFVENVREFSKGSLCGLRSLQKQVLSDVTKDTKITVNSVHEGKNMMKQRMCDKKVLLVLDDVDHVYQLQALAGELDWFKPGSRVIITTRDKQVLKAHRVNLILGVNLLLHNEAIRLFSRYAFGTEIPIQGYEELSERVVCYANGLPLSIKVLGSFLCGKAELEWADALERLKTIPMKETQDILELSYQSLDHDYKEIFLDVACILKGREKEEAIRALESCGFHARIGLRVLEQKSLITFKSKPLGLDMYGEFLSMHDHIEEMGKNIVRRLHPNEPHRHSRLWIKEEIEDILVNNKGTKAIKCIKLLSFNLSGAKKGFQKMRGLRFLEMKHQCDFGCDCKDIGEDSICLLPNGLRYLSLCNCRFNCFPKNFQPNNLVGLKLKSTGFGQRWKAGEKVLKNLRFIDIRNCRLESLNVGLNTNLERLNLKGCWNLVELHMPVESLKLKSLYLNCEKLKTLNLEGAQNLEKLELKYCKDLVELHMPTECLKLKCFYLNCSKLKKLNLPRTFNLQTLHLDQCEELSELYVPVEFMLESLHLEDHNMRTLYLKRAQNLDKLKVDVCEDLVDLQLPFEGLKFKSLHLFYVELETLDLTQALNLEKLVIKGCNNLVELHMPNEKFKLKSLSVDKSTLQTLDISWAQNLDTLSVNLCKDLVELNMPVESLELNDISLRYTKLKKLNLKGCRNLERLDLENCEDLVELNVPVESLELNDISLRYTKLKKLNLKGCRNLERLDLENCEDLVELNVPVESLELNDISLRYTKLKKLNLKGCRNLERLDLEKCEDLVELHLPLEGLKLRSLYLNSVKLKTLDLTQNLNLEKLDLLCCEDLVELQLPLKGLKFKSLLIFWSKMKTLDLTQTLNLETLCLEKCEDLVELHMPVESLMLKNLRLDTTKLKTLNLKGARNLEKLFVQRCEELVELHMPVESLMLKSVHVSTPNLNRHVGT; this is encoded by the exons ATGGCATCTCCTTCAGTTGCATCCATTCAAAAGAGCTTCAAGTATGATGTCTTCTTGAGTTTCAGGGGTGAAGACACCCGCAAGAACTTTGTTGATCATCTCCATCAAGCTCTCAAGCAGAAAAGCATTAACGCTTACAAAGATGACGAAAACATCAAGAAAGGGGAAAGGATAACTGATGAGCTCATCAGATCTATTGAGGACTCCAAGTTTTACATTATTGTTTTTTCCAAGAACTATGCTTCTTCCTCGTGGTGCTTAGACGAGCTTGTCAAGATTATGGACTGCCAGAAGACGAACGAGCACACTGCTTACCCGGTCTTCTATGATGTGGAACCTACCGAAGTCAGGAAACAAAGTGGGGCCGTTGAAAAAGCATTTGAGAAACATAAAGAGGACGAATCTGCTGAGAAATGGAAAAAGGCTCTTAGGGAAGCTGCAGATCTGGCTGGGTGGGAGTTAAAGAACACGTTTGATGG ACATGAAGCTAAACTGATCCAAAAAATTGTTGAAGAGATCTCACTGGAGCGACGTTCCATTAACCCAAGCGTTGATGAAAAATTAGTAGGCATGGAGACACGTGTAGAAGATGTAGTTTCATCTTTAGAAATTGATATTGAAGATGTTCGCATGATAGGGATATGGGGGATGGGAGGGGCTGGGAAGACGACTTTGGCGGGAGCTGTTTTTGATCAAATATCCTTTCGGTTTGATGGTCTAAGCTTTGTTGAAAATGTCAGGGAATTTTCAAAAGGCTCGTTGTGCGGTTTGAGGTCATTGCAGAAACAAGTACTTTCAGACGTGACGAAGGATACAAAGATCACCGTAAATAGTGTTCATGAAGGGAAAAATATGATGAAACAAAGGATGTGTGATAAAAAGGTTCTTCTTGTTCTAGATGATGTGGATCATGTATACCAACTTCAGGCATTAGCTGGTGAGCTTGATTGGTTTAAGCCGGGAAGTAGAGTTATCATCACAACAAGAGATAAGCAAGTGTTAAAAGCACACCGTGTGAACTTGATTCTTGGTGTCAATTTGTTATTACATAATGAAGCGATTCGTCTCTTCAGTAGGTATGCATTTGGGACAGAGATTCCAATTCAAGGGTACGAAGAGCTGTCCGAACGAGTTGTATGTTATGCTAATGGTCTTCCCTTATCGATCAAAGTTTTGGGCTCATTTCTATGCGGTAAAGCTGAACTTGAATGGGCAGATGCATTAGAGAGACTAAAAACAATTCCTATGAAGGAAACTCAGGATATATTGGAATTAAGCTATCAATCTCTAGATCATGATTACAAGGAAATATTCCTAGATGTTGCATGCATACTAAAAGGCCGGGAGAAAGAAGAAGCAATCAGAGCGCTTGAAAGCTGCGGATTCCATGCCAGAATTGGTTTAAGAGTTCTTGAGCAAAAATCTCTTATAACTTTTAAATCTAAACCTTTGGGCTTGGATATGTATGGTGAGTTCTTGAGTATGCATGACCATATAGAAGAAATGGGTAAGAATATTGTTCGTCGTTTGCACCCCAATGAGCCTCACAGACATAGCCGATTGTGGATTAAAGAGGAGATTGAAGATATATTGGTTAATAATAAG GGTACTAAAGCAATAAAATGTATAAAACTGCTCTCGTTCAATCTATCTGGTGCCAAGAAAGGTTTTCAAAAAATGAGGGGACTCAGATTTCTTGAAATGAAGCATCAATGTGATTTTGGCTGTGACTGCAAGGATATTGGTGAAGATAGCATATGCCTCCTACCAAATGGGTTAAGATATTTATCTTTGTGCAATTGCCGTTTTAATTGTTTTCCAAAAAACTTTCAACCAAATAATCTTGTTGGCCTTAAATTAAAAAGCACCGGTTTTGGTCAACGTTGGAAAGCTGGAGAAAAG GTTCTAAAGAATCTCAGATTCATTGACATCCGTAATTGTCGGTTGGAATCTTTGAACGTTGGGCTAAATACGAATCTGGAGAGGTTAAATCTTAAAGGCTGTTGGAATTTGGTAGAACTTCACATGCCCGTTGAAAGTTTAAAGCTTAAAAGCCTCTACCTTAATTGTGAGAAGCTGAAAACACTTAACCTTGAGGGGGCTCAGAATCTCGAGAAGTTAGAGCTTAAATACTGTAAGGATTTGGTAGAACTTCACATGCCCACTGAATGTCTAAAGCTCAAATGCTTCTACCTCAATTGTTCTAAACTGAAAAAACTTAACCTTCCGAGAACTTTTAATCTCCAGACGTTACATCTTGACCAATGCGAGGAGTTAAGCGAACTTTATGTACCCGTTGAATTTATGCTTGAATCCCTTCACCTTGAGGATCATAATATGAGGACCTTATATCTTAAGCGGGCTCAGAATCTCGACAAACTGAAGGTTGATGTATGTGAAGATTTGGTAGACCTTCAATTGCCCTTTGAAGGTCTAAAGTTCAAAAGCCTCCACCTCTTTTATGTTGAGTTGGAAACCCTTGACCTTACCCAAGCTTTGAATCTCGAGAAGTTAGTTATTAAAGGTTGTAATAATTTGGTAGAACTTCACATGCCCAATGAAAAGTTTAAGCTCAAATCTCTTTCCGTTGATAAATCTACGTTGCAGACCTTGGATATTTCCTGGGCTCAGAATCTCGACACATTAAGTGTGAACCTATGTAAGGATTTGGTAGAACTTAACATGCCTGTTGAAAGCCTAGAGCTCAATGACATTTCCCTTAGATATACTAAGTTGAAAAAACTTAACCTTAAGGGGTGTCGGAATCTCGAGAGGTTAGATCTTGAAAACTGTGAGGATTTGGTAGAACTTAACGTGCCCGTTGAAAGCCTAGAGCTCAATGACATTTCCCTTAGATATACTAAGTTGAAAAAACTTAACCTTAAGGGGTGTCGGAATCTCGAGAGGTTAGATCTTGAAAACTGTGAGGATTTGGTAGAACTTAACGTGCCCGTTGAAAGCCTAGAGCTCAATGACATTTCCCTTAGATATACTAAGTTGAAAAAACTTAACCTTAAGGGGTGTCGGAATCTCGAGAGGTTAGATCTTGAAAAATGTGAGGATTTGGTAGAACTTCACTTGCCCCTTGAAGGTCTAAAGCTCAGAAGCCTCTACCTCAATAGTGTTAAGTTGAAAACCCTTGACCTTACCCAAAATTTGAATCTTGAGAAGTTAGATCTTCTTTGTTGTGAGGATTTGGTAGAACTTCAATTGCCCCTTAAAGGTCTGAAGTTCAAAAGCCTCCTCATCTTTTGGTCTAAGATGAAAACCCTTGACCTTACCCAAACTTTGAATCTCGAGACGTTATGTCTTGAAAAATGTGAGGATTTGGTAGAACTTCACATGCCGGTTGAAAGTCTGATGCTCAAAAACCTCCGCCTCGATACTACTAAGTTGAAAACACTTAACCTTAAGGGAGCTCGGAATCTCGAGAAGTTATTTGTTCAACGATGTGAGGAATTGGTAGAACTTCACATGCCAGTTGAAAGTCTGATGCTCAAAAGCGTCCACGTCAGTACTCCTAATTTGAACCGGCATGTGGGGACTTAG